The DNA sequence TTTACGGGCGAGTACATACTGCCCTGGGTCCTCTTCCACGGCACCAAGGACTACTACGACATGGTCGCCATCCTCGAGGACTTCCCCCAGGTCCGCCAGACCTTCAACCTCGTCCCCTCGCTCATAGAACAGCTCGGCGACTACGGCTCCGGCGGGGTGAGCGACAGGGTGCGGAGCGTGAGCGCCATGAAGGCCTCGGAGCTCGGTCCGGCGGCCCGGCGCTTCATCGTGGAGCGTTTCTTCCAGGCCAGCTGGGAGACCATGATAAGACCCTTTCCGCGGTTCTGGGAACTCCTCGAAAAGCGCGGCTTCTCGTGCGACGACGCCATGCTCGACGCGGCGGCCCGCTACTTCACCGAAGGCGACCTCCTCGACCTCCAGGTCCTCTACAACCTCGTCTGGATCGACCCGACGATCCGCGAGGCCGACGGGCAGTTGCGCCGCCTCGTGGAAAAGGGCCGCAACTTCACGGAAGAGGACAAGCGCCTTGTGCTGGACAAGCAGATCGAGATAATAAACCGCATCATCCCCAAGTATCGCGAGATGGCCGAAAGCGGCGTCGTCGAGCTCACCACGTCGCCCTACTACCACCCCATAATGCCCCTTCTCTGCGACCGCGACGCGGCGCTCGAGGCCATGCCCGACACGCCGCTTCCCCGCAACCGTTTCCGCCACCCCGAGGACGCCCGCGAGCAGCTGCGCCGCGCCATCGCCCTCCACGAGGAGACCTTCGGCCGGCGGCCCGCGGGCGTGTGGCCGTCCGAGGGGTCGGTGAGCATGGAGGTGGCGAAGATACTCATCGACGAGGGGATCCGGTGGACCGCCACCGACGAGGAGATACTCTCCCACTCGCTGGGACGCGCCGTGCCCCGCGACGTGGACGGCCGCACGACGGACCCCTTCCTCTACAGGCCCTATCACATCTCCATCGACGCCAAGGACCTCTCTTTCGTCTTCCGCGACCGCGTGCTCAGCGACCTCATAGGCTTCGAATACTCGAAGATGGACGGCGAGAGGGCGGCGGCCGACATGGTCTCGCGCCTCGAGTTCTGCCGCGACCTCGTCGAGGACCCGGAGGAGCACGTGGTGAGCATAATCCTCGACGGCGAGAACGCCTGGGAGTTCTACAGGCGCGACGGCCACGACTTCCTCAGGGCCCTCTACACGGCGCTCACCGACCATCCGGGGCTTCGCTGCGTGACCCTCGGCGAGTTCCTCGAGGGCCGGACGCGCCGCGAGGCCCTGCCGCGCCTTTACGCGGGGTCGTGGATCAACCACAGCTTCAGGATATGGATAGGCCACAGCGAGGACAACAGGGCCTGGGACATTCTTCACGACGCCAGGGCCGCCCTTGTGGGGGCCGAGAGCGAGGCCCGCGAAAGGGGGGTCTACGAGCAGGAGAAGGCGCGCTTCGAGGAGGCCTGGAAAACACTCTACGCCGCCGAGGGGAGCGACTGGTTCTGGTGGTACGGCGACGACCACTCTTCGATGAACGACCGGGACTTCGATCTCCTCTTCCGCCGCTACGTCATGAAGATATACGAGCTCATAGGCGTCGACCCCCCCGTGGAGCTGGAGGTGCCCATAAGCACCGGGGAGCACGCCTTCGCGCCCGCGCAGGAGCCTTCGGCCTTCATAGAGCCCGCCATCGACGGCGAGATCACGAACTACTACGAATGGCTCGCCGCCGGCAGGATCGAGCGTGTCCACTACGGCGGCGCCATGCACAAGGAATCGCACGGCGGCGGCCTCATCGAAGCCCTCTATTACGGCTTCAGCCGCGACGTCCTCTACTTCAGGCTCGACTACCGCGAGGACGTCGATCCCCGCGAGATCGAGTGGTCCTGTGTGCTCAACTTCATAAGGCCCGCAAGACTCAGGGCGAAGCTCGAGGTCCGGGGCGCGGAGATTGAGGCCGCCTTCGTCCGCCGCAACGAGGAGGCGGGACGGTGGAGCGAGCCGGAGCCCATCGGGCTCGCCGCCTCGGGCGACGTCGTCGAGGTGGGCGTCCCCTTCGACCTCCTCGGCGCGGCTCCCGGAGACCGCATATGGCTCTTCCTCAACGTCGACGCCGGCGAAAAGGGCGCCGAGCGCTGGCCGGCCAAGGGCTTTCTCTCCGTCGAGGTCCCGACCGAGGACTTCGAGCTCAGAAACTGGATAGTCTGACGTATCGTCCCATGTCTAAGAAGCTCACCCCGGCCATGCGCCAGTACATGGAGATCAAGAAGCGCTGCGGCGACGCGATCCTCTTCTTCCGAATGGGCGACTTCTACGAGATGTTCTACGACGACGCCAAGGCGGCCTCCAGGGTCCTGGGCCTCACGCTCAC is a window from the Deltaproteobacteria bacterium genome containing:
- a CDS encoding glycoside hydrolase, with product MRGRLNIAFYWHMHQPVYKDPFTGEYILPWVLFHGTKDYYDMVAILEDFPQVRQTFNLVPSLIEQLGDYGSGGVSDRVRSVSAMKASELGPAARRFIVERFFQASWETMIRPFPRFWELLEKRGFSCDDAMLDAAARYFTEGDLLDLQVLYNLVWIDPTIREADGQLRRLVEKGRNFTEEDKRLVLDKQIEIINRIIPKYREMAESGVVELTTSPYYHPIMPLLCDRDAALEAMPDTPLPRNRFRHPEDAREQLRRAIALHEETFGRRPAGVWPSEGSVSMEVAKILIDEGIRWTATDEEILSHSLGRAVPRDVDGRTTDPFLYRPYHISIDAKDLSFVFRDRVLSDLIGFEYSKMDGERAAADMVSRLEFCRDLVEDPEEHVVSIILDGENAWEFYRRDGHDFLRALYTALTDHPGLRCVTLGEFLEGRTRREALPRLYAGSWINHSFRIWIGHSEDNRAWDILHDARAALVGAESEARERGVYEQEKARFEEAWKTLYAAEGSDWFWWYGDDHSSMNDRDFDLLFRRYVMKIYELIGVDPPVELEVPISTGEHAFAPAQEPSAFIEPAIDGEITNYYEWLAAGRIERVHYGGAMHKESHGGGLIEALYYGFSRDVLYFRLDYREDVDPREIEWSCVLNFIRPARLRAKLEVRGAEIEAAFVRRNEEAGRWSEPEPIGLAASGDVVEVGVPFDLLGAAPGDRIWLFLNVDAGEKGAERWPAKGFLSVEVPTEDFELRNWIV